Proteins encoded by one window of Gammaproteobacteria bacterium:
- a CDS encoding SPW repeat protein: MKQRRWQDGLILVLGIWLLISPFILGYADHMVAARNSYILGIGVAIFAIMALRDPRRWEEWVNLALGVWLIISPFVLRYSHNSTPTWNHVIVGLLIGADALMVIYGPNLQRKRITS; the protein is encoded by the coding sequence ATGAAACAGAGACGATGGCAAGACGGATTGATACTGGTTCTTGGAATATGGCTGCTTATTTCGCCGTTTATTCTCGGCTATGCCGACCATATGGTCGCTGCCCGCAACTCATACATTCTCGGCATCGGTGTCGCGATATTCGCCATCATGGCGCTGCGCGATCCGCGCAGGTGGGAAGAATGGGTCAATCTTGCGCTAGGTGTGTGGCTAATAATCTCGCCATTCGTACTGCGGTATTCGCACAACTCCACACCCACGTGGAATCATGTGATCGTAGGATTGCTAATCGGCGCGGATGCACTGATGGTGATATACGGACCCAATCTTCAGCGGAAGCGGATCACCAGTTAA
- a CDS encoding sigma-54-dependent Fis family transcriptional regulator: protein MSGKGLLLIDADDGRRQQLKGLLESLNCGPVMLCSPHEWRYRIENSEHVYAVLLGPCPGPAEQLGLYDALREWRPQLPVLLYHGRDRSVPLMPEQGVGFFVRVFEWPVAGIPLQRLVEQAVEYALEQRVASGRSPELFRALVGKSEGVRHVRELIDRVSTTDATVLILGESGTGKEVVARNLHYHSPRRGKSFLAVNCGAIPSELLESELMGHEKGAFTGAISTRQGRFELAEGGTLFLDEIGDMSLAMQVKLLRVIEERTFERVGGNRSIRADVRLIAATHRNLERSIQEGRFREDLFYRLNVFPINMPPLRQRTEDLPLLVAELNARLMRERHTCVRFSAAAMNAMQQYRWPGNVRELANLVERLAILFPNGMVELADLPARYREPEPATPELSIDDNQRAVATTVKLPPGGLDLKEHLNNIEYSLIMQALSEAGGVVAHAASLLKLPRTTLIEKLRKYGVRGEGSRDREVTPPSATLN, encoded by the coding sequence ATATCCGGGAAGGGACTGCTTTTGATCGACGCCGATGATGGGCGCCGGCAGCAATTAAAAGGACTTTTAGAATCGTTGAACTGCGGGCCGGTGATGCTTTGCAGTCCGCACGAATGGCGTTATCGCATCGAGAACAGCGAGCACGTGTACGCAGTGTTGCTCGGTCCGTGTCCAGGGCCGGCGGAACAGCTCGGCCTGTACGACGCGCTGCGCGAATGGCGACCGCAACTGCCGGTGCTGTTGTATCACGGCCGCGATCGGTCGGTGCCGTTGATGCCTGAGCAGGGCGTCGGATTCTTCGTGCGCGTGTTCGAATGGCCGGTTGCTGGTATTCCGCTGCAACGGTTGGTCGAGCAGGCTGTGGAGTACGCGCTCGAACAACGAGTCGCCAGCGGTCGCAGCCCGGAATTATTCCGCGCCCTGGTCGGCAAGAGCGAAGGCGTGCGGCATGTGCGCGAGCTCATTGATCGCGTGTCGACGACCGATGCGACCGTGCTGATTCTCGGTGAATCCGGCACCGGCAAAGAAGTCGTCGCTCGCAATCTGCACTATCACTCGCCGCGTCGCGGCAAGTCGTTCCTCGCCGTCAACTGCGGCGCTATCCCGAGCGAGTTATTGGAAAGCGAATTGATGGGCCACGAGAAGGGCGCATTTACCGGCGCCATTAGTACGCGTCAAGGACGCTTCGAATTGGCTGAAGGCGGCACGTTGTTCCTGGACGAAATTGGCGACATGAGCCTGGCGATGCAGGTGAAGCTGTTACGCGTAATCGAAGAACGAACGTTCGAGCGCGTCGGCGGTAACCGCAGCATTCGCGCCGACGTGCGTTTGATTGCGGCAACGCATCGTAATCTCGAGCGCAGTATTCAAGAAGGGCGATTTCGCGAAGATTTGTTTTATCGATTGAATGTGTTTCCGATTAACATGCCGCCGCTGCGTCAGCGCACCGAAGATCTGCCGCTGCTGGTGGCCGAACTCAACGCGCGATTGATGCGCGAGCGTCACACTTGTGTGCGTTTTTCGGCGGCGGCGATGAATGCCATGCAGCAGTACCGTTGGCCGGGTAATGTGCGCGAGTTGGCGAATCTGGTTGAACGTCTGGCGATTTTATTTCCCAATGGCATGGTCGAGCTTGCTGACTTGCCGGCGCGCTATCGTGAACCGGAGCCAGCGACGCCGGAACTGTCGATCGACGACAATCAGCGCGCCGTGGCGACCACGGTCAAGCTGCCGCCCGGCGGTCTCGATCTGAAAGAGCATCTCAACAATATCGAGTATTCGCTGATTATGCAGGCGTTAAGCGAGGCCGGTGGTGTGGTCGCACATGCGGCCAGTTTGTTGAAGTTGCCACGCACGACGCTGATTGAGAAGCTACGAAAATACGGCGTTCGCGGCGAAGGTTCGCGCGATCGAGAAGTTACGCCGCCGTCGGCGACGTTGAACTAA
- a CDS encoding DUF1772 domain-containing protein: MKTTDVENSAIALAAIMLGVMAGFFWTYTFSVNPAMREVDGQTYAIVQSLFNRHVRNNGMFLLFFFGGGVAPLVALLINYRHVRTVAFWLVALAAVIYIAGVIVFTIKVNIPLNYYVESWHPSSVPNDWAATRDAWNRANGVRVVTSLTAFLLSLAALVVRTAASFRR, from the coding sequence ATGAAAACGACTGATGTGGAAAACAGTGCGATCGCACTGGCGGCGATTATGCTCGGTGTGATGGCCGGATTTTTCTGGACGTACACTTTCAGCGTCAACCCGGCGATGCGCGAGGTGGACGGACAAACCTACGCGATCGTGCAGTCGCTGTTTAACCGGCATGTCAGAAACAACGGCATGTTCCTGTTGTTTTTCTTCGGCGGCGGCGTGGCGCCGCTGGTCGCCTTGTTGATTAATTATCGGCACGTCAGAACGGTGGCGTTCTGGTTAGTGGCGCTGGCGGCGGTTATTTATATCGCCGGTGTCATTGTGTTCACCATCAAGGTAAATATTCCGCTCAATTATTATGTTGAGTCGTGGCACCCGTCGTCCGTACCGAACGATTGGGCGGCTACCCGCGACGCTTGGAATCGCGCGAATGGAGTACGCGTCGTGACCTCGTTGACGGCATTCCTCCTGTCGTTGGCGGCGTTGGTTGTCAGAACCGCCGCCAGCTTCCGTCGCTAG
- a CDS encoding alpha/beta fold hydrolase — translation MGSFLFVIVLSGCAGLPATETGRIDDRSVEYAQITQAAPVVVFENGLAASMKSWSKVFPEIGKDATVFAYNRPSYGDSDPVATPRDGAHVVAELRVLLRHKGMNPPYVLVGHSLGGLYMQLFARRYPDEVAGLVLVDSTHPAQFDGFGALENWPFWTRMLKLFLTDLQKQELAAAKSTGLEVLHAPPFIGKPIIILSAIQDSTSEMAQFVKEKQTDFVRLYPGSRQLWIDSGHFIQQDKPEVVITAIRDILAQYRSTAGNALTIQR, via the coding sequence ATGGGTTCGTTCTTATTCGTTATCGTACTTTCCGGTTGCGCCGGTTTGCCTGCCACCGAGACGGGTCGCATCGACGATCGTTCGGTCGAGTACGCGCAGATAACCCAAGCAGCGCCGGTGGTGGTGTTCGAGAATGGTTTGGCGGCGTCCATGAAGAGCTGGAGCAAGGTGTTTCCCGAGATCGGCAAGGATGCGACCGTTTTTGCCTACAACCGGCCGAGTTATGGTGATAGCGATCCGGTAGCGACGCCGCGCGATGGGGCACACGTCGTTGCCGAATTGCGCGTGCTTTTGCGTCACAAAGGCATGAATCCGCCCTATGTGCTGGTCGGCCATTCGCTGGGTGGTCTCTACATGCAGTTGTTCGCGCGGCGTTATCCGGATGAGGTGGCGGGACTGGTGTTGGTCGACTCCACTCATCCGGCGCAGTTCGACGGGTTCGGCGCACTGGAGAATTGGCCGTTCTGGACACGGATGCTGAAACTATTTTTAACGGATTTGCAGAAGCAGGAATTAGCGGCTGCTAAGAGCACTGGATTAGAGGTGCTGCATGCACCACCCTTTATTGGAAAGCCGATAATTATTTTGAGCGCAATTCAAGATTCGACATCTGAAATGGCACAGTTCGTCAAAGAAAAACAAACGGACTTCGTTCGGCTCTATCCAGGTAGCCGTCAGTTGTGGATCGATAGCGGACATTTTATTCAGCAGGACAAGCCCGAGGTGGTCATTACGGCGATCCGCGATATCCTGGCGCAGTATCGATCCACGGCGGGAAACGCTTTGACGATCCAGCGTTGA
- a CDS encoding MAPEG family protein, whose translation MQVVKTTRHFANLFEMPVLFYLACVLCLVVGLTSGALVVLSWLYVIFRILHATIHLTYNNVRHRLAAFVASNICLIGIWGIIVGHTI comes from the coding sequence GTGCAAGTGGTAAAAACAACGCGGCACTTCGCCAATTTGTTCGAGATGCCGGTGTTATTTTATTTGGCGTGTGTGCTGTGCTTGGTCGTTGGTTTAACGAGCGGCGCGCTAGTCGTGCTGTCGTGGCTTTATGTGATTTTTAGAATATTGCACGCAACTATTCATTTAACGTACAACAACGTGCGGCATCGTTTGGCGGCATTCGTGGCGAGCAATATCTGCCTCATCGGTATCTGGGGCATTATTGTCGGTCACACTATTTAG